In Phyllostomus discolor isolate MPI-MPIP mPhyDis1 chromosome 3, mPhyDis1.pri.v3, whole genome shotgun sequence, a single genomic region encodes these proteins:
- the SNX18 gene encoding sorting nexin-18, translating into MALRARALYDFRSENPGEISLREHEVLSLCSEQDIEGWLEGVNSRGDRGLFPASYVQVIRAPEPVPAPDGGPGAPARYANVPPGGLEPLPAAPLGAFQPPGSFQPPSSFQPPPGAGLPYPGGALQPSPQQLYGGGGGYQPSQGSDDDWDEEWDDASTVADEPGALGSGAYPDLDGSSSAGGAGRYRLSTRSDLSLGSRGGPAPAQHQPSGAKSSATVSRNLNRFSTFVKSGGEAFVLGEASGFVKDGDKLCVVLGPYGPEWQENPYPFQCTIDDPTKQTKFKGMKSYISYKLVPTHTQVPVHRRYKHFDWLYARLAEKFPVISVPHLPEKQATGRFEEDFISKRRKGLIWWMNHMTSHPVLAQCDVFQHFLTCPSGTDEKAWKQGKRKAERDEMVGANFFLTLSTPPAAALDLQEVESRIDGFKSFTKKMDDSALQLNHTATEFARKQVTGFKKEYQKVGQSLRGLSQAFELDQQAFSAGLNQAIAFTGDAYDAIGELFAEQPRQDLDPVMDLLALYQGHLANFPDIIHVQKGALTKVKESRRHVEEGKMEVQKADGIQDRCNTISFATLAEIHHFHQIRVRDFKSQMQHFLQQQIIFFQKVTQKLEEALHKYDSV; encoded by the exons ATGGCGCTGCGCGCCCGGGCGCTGTACGACTTCAGGTCGGAGAACCCGGGCGAGATCTCGCTGCGCGAGCACGAGGTGCTGAGCCTGTGCAGCGAGCAGGACATCGAGGGCTGGCTCGAGGGCGTCAACAGCCGCGGCGACCGCGGGCTCTTCCCGGCCTCCTACGTGCAGGTGATCCGCGCGCCCGAGCCCGTCCCCGCGCCGGACGGCGGCCCCGGCGCCCCGGCCCGCTACGCCAACGTGCCGCCCGGCGGCCTCGAGCCCCTGCCGGCCGCGCCGCTGGGCGCCTTCCAGCCGCCGGGCTCCTTCCAGCCGCCGAGCTCCTTCCAGCCGCCCCCCGGCGCGGGCCTCCCGTACCCGGGGGGCGCCCTACAGCCGTCGCCCCAGCAGCTCtatggcggcggcggcggctaccagcccagccagggcagcgaCGACGACTGGGACGAGGAGTGGGACGACGCCTCCACGGTGGCGGACGAGCCTGGCGCGCTGGGCAGCGGCGCCTACCCGGACCTGGACGGCTCGTCGTCGGCGGGGGGCGCCGGCCGCTACCGCCTGTCCACGCGCTCCGACCTGTCGCTGGGCTCCCGCGGCGGCCCGGCGCCCGCGCAGCACCAGCCGTCGGGGGCCAAGAGCTCGGCCACCGTGAGCCGCAACCTGAACCGCTTCTCCACCTTCGTCAAGTCGGGCGGGGAGGCCTTCGTGCTGGGCGAGGCCTCGGGCTTCGTCAAGGACGGGGACAAGCTGTGTGTGGTGCTGGGGCCCTACGGTCCCGAGTGGCAGGAGAACCCCTACCCCTTCCAGTGCACCATCGACGACCCCACCAAGCAGACCAAGTTCAAGGGCATGAAGAGCTACATCTCCTACAAGCTGGTGCCCACGCACACGCAGGTGCCGGTGCACCGGCGCTACAAGCACTTCGACTGGCTGTACGCGCGCCTGGCCGAGAAGTTCCCCGTCATCTCGGTGCCCCACCTGCCCGAGAAGCAGGCCACCGGCCGCTTCGAGGAGGACTTCATCTCCAAGCGCAGGAAGGGCCTCATCTGGTGGATGAACCACATGACCAGCCACCCGGTGCTGGCGCAGTGCGACGTCTTCCAGCACTTCCTGACCTGCCCCAGCGGCACCGACGAGAAGGCCTGGAAGCAGGGCAAGAGGAAGGCCGAGAGGGACGAGATGGTGGGCGCCAACTTCTTCCTGACGCTGAGCACGCCGCCCGCCGCCGCGCTGGACCTGCAGGAGGTGGAGAGCCGCATCGACGGCTTCAAGAGCTTCACCAAGAAGATGGACGACAGCGCGCTGCAGCTCAACCACACGGCCACCGAGTTCGCGCGCAAGCAGGTGACGGGGTTCAAGAAGGAGTACCAGAAGGTGGGCCAGTCTCTGCGCGGCCTCAGCCAGGCCTTCGAGCTGGACCAGCAGGCCTTCTCCGCCGGCCTGAACCAGGCCATCGCCTTCACCGGAGACGCCTACGACGCCATTGGCGAGCTCTTTGCGGAGCAGCCCAGGCAGGACCTGGACCCCGTCATGGACCTGTTAGCGCTGTACCAAGGCCACCTGGCCAACTTCCCGGACATCATCCACGTGCAGAAAG GCGCGCTGACCAAGGTGAAGGAGAGCCGGCGGCACGTGGAGGAgggcaagatggaggtgcagAAGGCCGACGGCATCCAGGACCGCTGCAACACCATCTCGTTCGCCACGCTGGCCGAGATCCACCACTTCCACCAGATCCGGGTGCGCGACTTCAAGTCCCAGATGCAGCACTTCCTGCAGCAGCAGATCATATTTTTCCAAAAAGTGACGCAGAAGCTGGAGGAAGCTCTCCACAAGTACGACAGCGTGTAG